In the genome of Atribacterota bacterium, the window CGGGAGCATAAATCCAGGGTAACGACGTACGGAGCATTTCGTCAGCAAAAACTGCTTTCCCTTCCAGCTGAATTCCGACATTTTCGAGGTTGAGACCCTCAAGAAACGGTACTCTTCCCGTAGCAACAAGCACATATTCACCTTCCGAAATCCGTTCTTTCCCTTCACCATCAGTAAAAACCACTTGCAACGTGCCCAAACCAGGCTGAATCTTCTGAACCTGAGAACGGAGATAGACGGTCAATCCTCTCTTTTCCACAATCTGGGTAAGGAGTGCGGTTACTTCACCATCCACTGGGGGAAGAACCCTGGGCATCATTTCAATCACCTCGATCTTCACCCCAAAGGCGTTGAAGATACAAGCCATTTCCATTCCGATAACCCCCCCACCAATGACAACCATACTTTGAGGAAGTTCCGGGAGTTCCAAAGCCCTGTCGCTATCGATGACTCGCTCCAAATGAACCCCTTCCACAGGCAACACAGCCGGCTTCGAACCACTTGCTAAAACAATGGACCTCGCCCGAATGGTTTCTCCGTTTTCCCCGTCTTTTCCTACCTGAACGGTATGAGAGTCAAGAAAAGAAGCCCATCCTTTTATAACCTCCACCCGAGCCTTTTTGAGGAGGAACCCCACTCCTCCAGTAAGTTGCTTGACAACCCGGTTCTTACGGGAAAGCACGGTTGACCAATCGATACCCGAGTACTCCGCTTTGATTCCAAACTCACCAGCTCGGCGAACAAAATGGGCCACCTCCTGCGATTTGAACAGGGCTTTGGTAGGGATACAACCTCGATTCAGACAGGTTCCTCCCAAATCTCTCCCTTCAACCAGTACCGTTTTCAACCCCTTCTGCCCTGCCCGTAACGCGCTGGCATATCCTGCTGGTCCGCCACCGATAACTAGGACTTCGACTTCACGCAACCCATTCACCTCCATTGGGGAAAACTATCAGGAGCTTCCAGGAATCGTTCAATAGCTCGTGCTGCCTTCTTTCCTGCTCCCATTGCCGAAATAACCGTAGCAGCACCAGTGACAATGTCACCACCAGCAAAAACCCCCCGCAAGTTTGTGGCCCCGGTTTCCGGATCTGCCACGATGTACCCCTTACGATTCAAGTTCAAACCAGGAACACTCTCCAGAAATAGCGGATTGGGACCCTGTCCAATTGCCACCACCACGGTATCAATGGGAATGACAAATTCCGAACCTGGAACCGGAACCGGACGTCGGCGCCCAGACTCGTCAGGTTCTCCCAGCTCCATCTGAATACACTCAATCCCCGTCACCCAGCCATTTTCATTTCCCACAAAGCGCACCGGATTGGTGAGGATGATGCAATTGACTCCCTCTTCTTCGGCTCGCTCTACTTCCTCTACCCGGGCTGGCATCTCCTTCTTGGTCCTCCGGTACACCAGACACACCTCTTCTGCTCCCAGGCGCAGTGCAGTCCGGGCCGAGTCCATCGCCACATTCCCACCACCAATTACTGCCACCCGCCGACCGATTTTCACCGGTGTATCGAATTTGGGGAAGAGATAAGCCTTCATGAGGTTTGAACGGGTTAAAAACTCATTCGCCGAATAAACACCATTCAAATTTTCTCCAGGAATTTCCAGAAAGTATGGAAGGCCTGCGCCGGTACCGATAAAGAAGGCTTCATATCCCGCATCCCGTAAATCATCCAAGGTATAGGTTTTCCCAATGACCCGGCTCAGCTGGATTTCCACTCCCAGGGACTGGACGTAATGAACCTCCTGAGCAACAATGGCCTTAGGAAGGCGAAATTCTGGAATGCCATAAATCAAAACGCCCCCTGGAGCATGGAGTGCTTCAAAGATGGTCACCCGATATCCCATCTTGGCCAGATCCCCGGCACAGGTTAAGCCTGCCGGACCCGAACCAATCACTGCTACCTTCCGGTTACGCGAGTGGGGGAGAGATGGGGACCGAACCCCCTTTTCCCGTTCATAATCAGCCAGAAACCGCTCTAAATACCCAATGGCAATCGGTTGACCCTTTTTCCCCAGTACGCACTGCACTTCACACTGATCTTCCTGAGGACATACCCGACCACAGATAGCCGGAAGATTATTCTTCTCTTTGATTTTCACAATGGCTTCATCAAAATTTCCCTGAGCAAGAAGTTCGATAAAGCCAGGAATATCGATCTCCACCGGACAACCCTTCACACACTGAGGAGTTTTGCACTTGAGACACCGTTTGGCCTCTTCGACTGCAGCCCACTCCGATAACCCCAGTGGAACCTCGTAGAAATCCCGAATCCTTTCCTCAGGCGGCCTCTGAGGCATCTTAGGACGACCAAAAAAACGATTATTAGACGACACGAGACGCTTCCTCCTTCGCTTTCTCTACTGTCCACAACTCCAAAGCCCTCTGTTCCTCTTCTAGATAAATGCGTTGGCGGGCCAAAAGCTCGTCAAAATTCACCTTATGTCCATCAAAGACCGGTCCATCCACGCAGGTAAACTTACACTTACCCCCCACCGTCACCCGACAACACCCACACATTCCCGTTCCATCAACCATAATGGGGTTAAGGCTTACCAAAGTGGGTACATCATGAGGTTTCGTAATGACGCTCACCATTTTCATCATGATGACTGGACCCACGGCAATCACAAGATCCACCTTTTCGTTTTTTAAAATCCGTTCCAGAACCTGGGTGACGAAACCCTTCTCCCCGTACGTTCCGTCATCAGTGGTGACGAAGAGTTCATCACTCACTTCCCGCATTTTTTCTTCCCAGAAAAGCATGGTTTTGGTACGCGCACCAATGATGGAAGTAATACGATTCCCTTTCTCCTTAAGAGCCTTTGCCTTAGGATAAGTGGGGGCGATTCCCACACCGCCTCCCACGCAGACCACATGTCCAAAATTTTTCTCTTCAATTTCTCTCCCCAGGGGTCCGACAAAATCAAGGATTTCATCCCCTTCTTCCAGCGTCCCGAGAAGCATGGTGCTCTTCCCTACTTCCTGGAAAATAATGATGACGGTGCCCGCTTTTGGATCAAAATCAGCAATGGTAAGAGGAATCCGTTCACCTTCTTCAGTAATACGGAGCACCACAAATTGTCCCGCTTTGGCCTTACGAGCCACCCATGGTGCATCCACCACCATGAGCTTAATCTGCGGAGCTAAGGTTTCCTTGCGTATGATTTTGGCCACCGTTTTTCCTCCTTCTGATAGAAAATACAACTGCAATCTTCCATATTATAGCGAAAATTTTAGGAAGGTGAATTGGAAAGTAATACCAAAATCTGCGCCTTGCCAAATTTGCTTGGTCATTCAAGCCAAGACACTCATTAAAAACTAAAAAACTCTCAGAACACGCTTTCCTCAATCCTAGGAAAACCCACAAA includes:
- the lpdA gene encoding dihydrolipoyl dehydrogenase; translation: MREVEVLVIGGGPAGYASALRAGQKGLKTVLVEGRDLGGTCLNRGCIPTKALFKSQEVAHFVRRAGEFGIKAEYSGIDWSTVLSRKNRVVKQLTGGVGFLLKKARVEVIKGWASFLDSHTVQVGKDGENGETIRARSIVLASGSKPAVLPVEGVHLERVIDSDRALELPELPQSMVVIGGGVIGMEMACIFNAFGVKIEVIEMMPRVLPPVDGEVTALLTQIVEKRGLTVYLRSQVQKIQPGLGTLQVVFTDGEGKERISEGEYVLVATGRVPFLEGLNLENVGIQLEGKAVFADEMLRTSLPWIYAPGDVNGKYLLAHVAYKEAEVTVENILGGKRKMDYRYVPNCIFSFPEIASVGFTEEEAKTKGYEIQVGKFPFRASGKALIEGETEGFVKVISEKRSGEILGVHIIGPHASDLIAEAVLAMHVECTPEELAQIIHAHPTLSESVMEAAEAVFGLPLHFT
- the gltA gene encoding NADPH-dependent glutamate synthase: MPQRPPEERIRDFYEVPLGLSEWAAVEEAKRCLKCKTPQCVKGCPVEIDIPGFIELLAQGNFDEAIVKIKEKNNLPAICGRVCPQEDQCEVQCVLGKKGQPIAIGYLERFLADYEREKGVRSPSLPHSRNRKVAVIGSGPAGLTCAGDLAKMGYRVTIFEALHAPGGVLIYGIPEFRLPKAIVAQEVHYVQSLGVEIQLSRVIGKTYTLDDLRDAGYEAFFIGTGAGLPYFLEIPGENLNGVYSANEFLTRSNLMKAYLFPKFDTPVKIGRRVAVIGGGNVAMDSARTALRLGAEEVCLVYRRTKKEMPARVEEVERAEEEGVNCIILTNPVRFVGNENGWVTGIECIQMELGEPDESGRRRPVPVPGSEFVIPIDTVVVAIGQGPNPLFLESVPGLNLNRKGYIVADPETGATNLRGVFAGGDIVTGAATVISAMGAGKKAARAIERFLEAPDSFPQWR
- a CDS encoding sulfide/dihydroorotate dehydrogenase-like FAD/NAD-binding protein → MAKIIRKETLAPQIKLMVVDAPWVARKAKAGQFVVLRITEEGERIPLTIADFDPKAGTVIIIFQEVGKSTMLLGTLEEGDEILDFVGPLGREIEEKNFGHVVCVGGGVGIAPTYPKAKALKEKGNRITSIIGARTKTMLFWEEKMREVSDELFVTTDDGTYGEKGFVTQVLERILKNEKVDLVIAVGPVIMMKMVSVITKPHDVPTLVSLNPIMVDGTGMCGCCRVTVGGKCKFTCVDGPVFDGHKVNFDELLARQRIYLEEEQRALELWTVEKAKEEASRVV